In a single window of the Nilaparvata lugens isolate BPH chromosome 1, ASM1435652v1, whole genome shotgun sequence genome:
- the LOC111053082 gene encoding protein fuzzy homolog: MGVHVMALTLSGGLPLFSRQIGNSQPLPFSLIASLNGVHMFCNSQQSGLKSTSTQDSTVVWKDYEDSITLIVAASTTNESALTELMDCIFNTIILTVGLEEVRGLQTRNIERLKRELRSCFPLMDKILDAVDLGDRNVVPTDFMSMVETVLCSDSLSLKNCLGVFAECVESLFACVLLNGCLVVATCGWWELVASERKLLSLLVDASSGDCTALDVPVFLPCKSPSVPFRLVAVCLVTGVWVVALCGPEPALAAVEQYAAKVWRPAIDLLRNLQGAPRFLPPGLQQNHHCIIGSVRTIVTSPIRR; this comes from the exons ATGGGGGTTCATGTAATGGCATTAACCCTTTCTGGCGGATTGCCATTATTTTCCAGACAGATCGGAAACTCTCAACCT CTTCCATTCTCACTCATCGCTTCTCTCAATGGTGTTCACATGTTTTGCAACTCTCAACAGTCTGGATTAAAAAGTACGAGCACTCAAGACTCTACAGTTGTATGGAAAGATTATGAAGACAG TATAACGCTGATAGTCGCTGCTTCCACCACTAATGAATCAGCGCTAACTGAACTCATGGACTGTATATTCAATACTATAATACTTACAGTGGGATTGGAAGAAGTTCGTGGACTGCAGACTAGAAACATCGAGAGGCTGAAAAGAGAATTGAGA TCATGCTTCCCGTTGATGGATAAGATTTTGGATGCTGTGGATCTTGGCGATAGAAACGTTGTGCCCACCGACTTCATGTCAATGGTGGAAACTGTTCTCTGCTCAGATTCATTGTCGCTCAAG AACTGCCTGGGAGTGTTCGCCGAGTGCGTGGAGTCCCTGTTCGCGTGCGTGCTGCTGAACGGGTGCCTGGTGGTAGCAACGTGCGGCTGGTGGGAGCTGGTGGCTTCCGAACGCAAGCTGTTGTCGCTGCTAGTGGACGCCAGTAGTGGCGACTGCACCGCACTGGATGTGCCCGTCTTCCTGCCCTGCAAGAGTCCTAGTGTGCCCTTCCGGCTGGTCGCTGTCTGTCTGGTCACCGGTGTGTGGGTGGTCGCTCTCTGTGGTCCCGAG CCTGCGTTGGCAGCTGTGGAACAATACGCGGCTAAGGTGTGGAGGCCGGCAATTGATCTACTGCGCAACCTGCAGGGCGCACCTCGCTTCCTGCCACCCGGGCTTCAGCAGAACCATCATTGCATCATCGGGTCAGTGCGAACCATAGTAACATCTCCAATCCGGAGATAA